In Nostoc sp. CENA543, a single genomic region encodes these proteins:
- a CDS encoding pentapeptide repeat-containing protein: protein MSEVNYQQPISTVATLMEKYHLGERDFSRAELGDADLQGVNLKGSDLSYADLSTANLSGANLRGTDLSFADLSQANLQNADLRGAMLMSADLRHANLQGAMLEKADCDRTTHFPTNFDPITAGLQNKD, encoded by the coding sequence ATGTCTGAAGTTAATTACCAACAGCCAATTAGTACAGTAGCCACTCTGATGGAAAAGTACCATCTGGGTGAGAGGGATTTTAGCCGAGCCGAATTAGGTGATGCGGATTTGCAAGGCGTTAACTTGAAAGGCTCTGATTTGAGTTACGCTGATTTGAGTACAGCTAATCTCAGTGGTGCAAATCTCAGGGGTACTGATTTGAGCTTTGCTGATTTGAGTCAAGCTAATTTACAAAATGCAGACTTACGAGGAGCAATGTTAATGTCGGCGGATTTGCGTCACGCCAACTTGCAAGGAGCAATGTTAGAAAAAGCTGATTGCGATCGCACTACTCATTTTCCCACCAACTTTGACCCCATAACCGCCGGTTTGCAGAACAAAGATTAG
- a CDS encoding filamentous hemagglutinin N-terminal domain-containing protein: MTTSVILNHSQTAVAEIIEDKTLPDNSQVTLSRRTFLIEGGTQIGNNLFHSFSEFSLPENYIAYFNNHTDIQNIFSRVTGNKASYINGLIQVNPGANLFLINPNGISFGAKAQLRIGGSFFASTANSINFNNGEKFSTKPEESSPLLTVKTPIGLQIGIDKEKPLTKVETLETPIGLEFASKPGNIIVQGESLLDRANLQVPFDQTLALVGGDIFLENADLSISRFGGRIELGSVASAGFVGLTSTKLGTILNFDQAPDLGNIQISSATNINSLGALQVVGRNILINGSTLKAQTDINLQATENIQLSHNSSIHSQVSGRNSGDFNINTQNLLIQDGSYLGIDKGNLNINASDTVQLNSNPDTTVQGSSLLFATASGDINQQVGNITINTRHLVVDNGSQILTNSSGSAAPSLLSYDQAIATVERSNIAINATESVTLSGSSLNELNPSGLFTRTFEGGDSGTITVNTKVLSITDGAQIATNNFSDSQAGNLRINATDKLEIIGTSRTGKIFADFLGGEILVDDPAPDASLISLSSAQGLRIQGTLPSGVFTNAPSAGDAGNIDIKTRILVTQDGGQISSNNFNRGHGGDVTINASEQVQLLGTSPNGISSGLFTRANPRTTGDAGTLNLFTGNLLVKDGAQVSASTFGAGTGGVLNVEVTDGIKLIGVSRLNVPSGLFTQANAGSTADAGELTINTSTLLVQNGAQISASTFGTGNGGNLTVKATAGIELIGTSKNENLFPSGLFAITARRATGDAGNLTDETFASTYSKGDTTGDAGNLIVDTPKLLVRDGAQIAASTSSEGKAGNVTVNVPDRVQIIGTAVNGAFPSGLFVSGTPESSGNAGNLIIKTNVLEVFHGAGIAVRNRGSGSAGNLFVNTRSMELNNQAFISADTRGVSNNPSQLQANINLSSQDLILLRGRSSITTNATGNNVIGGNINIDTKLLAAFENSDISANSADFRGGRVKVSAQGIIGTQYRTSLTPESDITATGATPDLSGTVEINTPEVDPSRGLTELPSNLVDVSNQIAQKCHASENRARQRNQFLITGKGGIPTNPYDTLQNESAIANWINVDNINNTAQNHTNYTKITSPPETPIIEAQALVSDSNGNLILTANTPNLTSQKSALTHPVCNS, encoded by the coding sequence GTGACGACATCTGTTATACTAAATCACAGCCAAACTGCTGTAGCAGAGATTATTGAAGATAAAACATTACCCGATAATTCTCAAGTTACCTTATCTCGTAGAACTTTCTTAATTGAAGGTGGCACTCAGATTGGGAATAATCTATTTCACAGTTTCTCTGAGTTTTCTTTACCAGAAAATTACATAGCTTACTTTAATAATCATACAGATATTCAAAATATTTTTAGTCGTGTTACAGGCAACAAAGCATCTTATATCAATGGGTTAATTCAGGTAAATCCAGGAGCGAATCTATTTCTTATTAATCCTAACGGTATCAGTTTTGGTGCCAAAGCGCAATTGCGAATCGGCGGCTCATTTTTTGCCAGTACCGCTAATAGTATTAATTTTAATAATGGTGAAAAATTTAGTACCAAACCCGAAGAAAGTTCACCTTTACTGACAGTCAAAACTCCCATCGGCTTACAAATTGGCATAGATAAAGAAAAGCCTCTGACTAAAGTTGAAACGCTGGAAACACCCATTGGGCTAGAATTCGCCTCCAAGCCAGGGAATATCATTGTTCAAGGCGAATCCCTGTTAGATAGAGCTAACCTACAAGTACCCTTTGATCAAACATTAGCTTTAGTCGGTGGCGATATATTTTTAGAAAATGCCGATTTGAGTATCTCAAGGTTTGGAGGAAGAATAGAATTAGGCAGTGTAGCATCAGCAGGTTTTGTAGGCTTAACATCCACGAAATTAGGTACTATTCTTAACTTTGACCAAGCCCCTGATTTGGGGAACATTCAGATATCCTCAGCAACAAATATAAATTCTTTGGGTGCTTTGCAAGTTGTAGGGAGAAATATTCTTATTAATGGCAGTACATTAAAAGCCCAGACTGATATAAATTTGCAGGCGACAGAAAACATCCAACTATCTCATAATAGTTCTATTCACTCACAAGTTTCTGGGAGAAATAGCGGCGATTTCAACATCAATACGCAAAATTTGTTAATTCAAGATGGGTCTTATCTGGGTATAGATAAAGGTAACTTGAACATCAACGCATCAGATACAGTACAACTCAACAGTAACCCCGATACTACCGTACAGGGTTCTAGTCTGCTCTTTGCCACGGCTTCGGGAGATATTAACCAACAAGTGGGAAACATAACTATCAATACTCGCCATCTAGTAGTAGACAATGGTTCACAAATTCTCACTAATTCTTCTGGCAGTGCGGCTCCTAGTTTATTAAGTTATGATCAGGCGATCGCCACAGTTGAAAGAAGTAATATAGCTATCAATGCTACTGAATCCGTCACTTTATCTGGGAGTTCATTAAATGAACTAAATCCCAGTGGTTTATTTACTAGAACTTTTGAAGGTGGAGATAGTGGAACTATCACAGTTAACACCAAAGTTTTATCAATTACAGACGGCGCACAGATAGCTACTAATAATTTTAGTGACAGTCAAGCTGGTAACTTGAGAATTAATGCCACAGATAAACTAGAAATTATTGGTACTTCACGCACAGGGAAAATTTTTGCTGATTTCCTCGGTGGAGAAATTTTAGTAGATGATCCCGCCCCTGATGCTTCTTTAATATCTTTATCTTCTGCTCAAGGTTTGAGAATTCAAGGTACTCTACCTAGTGGTGTATTTACTAACGCGCCAAGCGCGGGAGACGCAGGTAATATTGATATCAAAACCCGCATTTTAGTCACCCAAGATGGTGGACAAATCAGTTCTAATAACTTTAATCGGGGACATGGTGGTGATGTAACCATCAATGCGTCTGAACAGGTGCAACTTTTGGGGACTTCCCCGAATGGAATATCTAGCGGTTTATTTACCAGAGCAAATCCCAGAACCACGGGAGATGCTGGTACATTAAATCTTTTCACTGGTAATTTACTAGTAAAAGATGGGGCGCAGGTAAGCGCAAGTACCTTTGGCGCAGGAACAGGGGGAGTTTTAAATGTTGAAGTCACTGACGGAATAAAACTCATCGGTGTTTCGCGTCTCAATGTCCCCAGTGGTTTGTTTACTCAAGCTAATGCTGGTAGTACCGCAGATGCGGGAGAACTGACTATCAATACCTCTACTCTGTTGGTGCAAAACGGAGCGCAAATCAGCGCAAGTACCTTTGGTACGGGTAATGGTGGTAATTTGACTGTGAAAGCCACAGCAGGGATTGAATTAATTGGCACTTCTAAAAATGAAAATTTATTCCCAAGTGGTTTGTTTGCTATCACTGCCCGTAGAGCCACAGGGGATGCGGGTAATCTTACAGATGAAACTTTTGCTAGCACCTACAGCAAAGGCGATACCACAGGGGATGCTGGTAATCTGATAGTAGATACTCCTAAATTGTTAGTGCGCGATGGAGCGCAAATTGCCGCTAGCACTAGCAGCGAAGGTAAAGCTGGTAATGTAACAGTGAATGTTCCCGATAGAGTGCAAATAATCGGGACGGCTGTAAATGGTGCGTTTCCTAGCGGTTTATTCGTTTCCGGTACTCCAGAGTCTAGCGGTAATGCTGGTAACTTGATCATCAAAACCAATGTATTAGAAGTTTTTCACGGTGCAGGGATAGCAGTACGAAATCGAGGAAGCGGTAGTGCAGGTAACTTATTTGTCAATACCCGTTCTATGGAGTTGAATAATCAAGCTTTCATCAGTGCTGATACGCGCGGTGTCAGTAATAACCCTAGTCAACTACAGGCTAATATTAACCTTAGTTCTCAAGACCTCATATTGCTGCGTGGCCGTAGCAGCATCACCACCAATGCCACAGGAAATAATGTGATTGGGGGTAATATTAACATTGATACCAAGTTGTTAGCCGCCTTTGAAAATAGTGATATCAGCGCAAATTCGGCAGATTTTCGGGGTGGTCGTGTGAAAGTCTCAGCGCAAGGTATTATCGGTACACAATATCGTACCTCATTGACTCCAGAAAGTGATATTACCGCCACTGGGGCAACTCCAGATTTAAGCGGTACTGTGGAAATTAATACTCCAGAAGTAGACCCTAGTCGGGGTTTAACTGAATTGCCGTCAAATCTGGTTGATGTTTCTAATCAAATAGCACAGAAATGTCACGCTAGCGAAAATAGAGCCAGACAACGCAATCAATTTTTAATCACAGGTAAGGGTGGTATACCTACAAATCCCTACGATACACTCCAGAATGAGTCAGCGATCGCCAACTGGATTAATGTGGATAATATCAACAATACTGCTCAAAATCACACTAATTACACTAAAATCACTAGTCCACCGGAAACGCCTATTATCGAAGCTCAAGCCTTAGTATCTGATAGTAATGGCAATCTCATTTTAACTGCCAACACCCCTAATTTAACATCCCAAAAATCAGCACTTACACACCCAGTTTGTAATAGTTAA
- a CDS encoding hydrogenase maturation protease, translating to MNKTVMVIGYGNELRSDDGIGQQIANEIANWHLPSVKSLAIQQLTPDLAASLAKTDLAIFVDACLPTDDWDVQIQPLSPADDLDHSVHICDPRSLLALTQALYGYSPTAWLLTIPGFNFEIGDRLSRIAEIGKSLALLKIIQILDRIHTYWVEVQELV from the coding sequence ATGAATAAGACTGTGATGGTAATCGGATACGGTAACGAACTGAGAAGCGATGATGGCATAGGACAGCAAATAGCCAATGAAATTGCTAATTGGCATTTACCTTCTGTAAAATCCTTGGCTATACAACAGCTAACACCAGATTTGGCAGCGTCTTTAGCAAAAACAGATTTAGCTATATTTGTAGATGCTTGTTTACCTACCGATGACTGGGATGTGCAAATACAACCCCTCTCACCGGCGGATGATTTAGATCACAGTGTTCATATTTGTGATCCGCGATCGCTGTTAGCTTTAACTCAGGCTTTATACGGCTATTCTCCGACAGCTTGGTTATTAACGATACCAGGATTTAACTTTGAAATTGGCGATCGCCTCTCCCGAATTGCTGAAATCGGTAAATCACTAGCTTTATTAAAAATCATTCAAATTTTGGACAGAATCCACACCTATTGGGTAGAAGTTCAAGAATTAGTTTAG